One segment of Streptomyces sp. NBC_00576 DNA contains the following:
- a CDS encoding NAD-dependent epimerase/dehydratase family protein yields the protein MRRAVVIGATGQIGRVAVGALARDGWEVTAVSRGGGRDGSWPDEVRVRAADRADDTALEAVVGDGCDVLVDMVAYGPEHARQLAGLAGRVGSAVVISSLSVYEDDKGRNFDTQAEPDGFPEYPVPIPEEQRTVRPGESSYSTRKAGLERELLAVGDQLPATLLRAGAIHGPYCRSPRELYFVKRNLDGRRRRVLAYSGGSRFHPASVHNIAELIRLAAARPGARVLNAVDPEVPTVAEIAGAIDSVMGVEVENVLVDGPPPAPTVGDTPWSTPVPVVCDMSAAERELGYRAVVTYAQSLPETIAWIEGRLDGRDWREAYPKMFETYGDLFDYAAEDAWTA from the coding sequence ATGAGACGAGCTGTGGTGATCGGAGCGACCGGGCAGATCGGGCGGGTGGCCGTGGGGGCGCTCGCCAGGGACGGGTGGGAGGTGACCGCCGTCTCGCGGGGCGGCGGGCGGGACGGCAGCTGGCCGGACGAGGTGCGGGTCAGGGCCGCCGACCGGGCCGACGACACGGCGCTCGAAGCGGTGGTGGGCGACGGGTGCGACGTCCTCGTGGACATGGTGGCGTATGGGCCCGAGCACGCACGGCAGTTGGCCGGTCTCGCCGGGCGGGTCGGGTCGGCCGTGGTGATCTCCAGTCTGTCCGTGTACGAGGACGACAAGGGCCGGAACTTCGACACGCAGGCGGAGCCCGACGGCTTCCCCGAGTACCCCGTACCCATCCCGGAGGAACAGCGCACGGTCCGGCCGGGCGAGAGCTCGTACAGCACGCGGAAGGCGGGCCTCGAACGCGAGCTCCTCGCCGTCGGCGATCAGTTGCCGGCCACGCTGCTGCGGGCGGGCGCGATCCACGGGCCGTACTGCCGTAGCCCGCGCGAGCTGTACTTCGTCAAGCGCAACCTGGACGGACGGCGCCGGCGCGTCCTCGCCTACAGCGGCGGGAGCCGATTCCATCCGGCGAGCGTCCACAACATCGCCGAGCTGATCCGGCTGGCCGCCGCACGTCCGGGTGCCCGGGTCCTGAATGCCGTGGATCCGGAGGTGCCGACGGTGGCGGAGATCGCCGGGGCGATCGACTCCGTGATGGGGGTCGAGGTGGAGAACGTTCTGGTGGACGGTCCGCCGCCGGCGCCCACCGTGGGCGACACCCCGTGGTCGACTCCGGTGCCCGTGGTGTGCGACATGTCCGCCGCCGAACGGGAGTTGGGCTACCGGGCCGTGGTCACGTATGCACAGAGCCTGCCGGAGACCATCGCCTGGATCGAGGGTCGACTGGACGGGCGGGACTGGCGGGAGGCGTATCCCAAGATGTTCGAGACGTATGGCGACCTCTTCGACTACGCGGCGGAGGACGCCTGGACCGCGTGA
- a CDS encoding lysophospholipid acyltransferase family protein, producing the protein MFYYVLKYVLLGPLLRLAFRPRIEGLEHVPSSGAAIVAGNHLSFADHFLMPAILKRRITFLAKAEYFTGPGIRGRLTAYFFRSAGQIPVDRSGKEAGQAAIREGLGVLSKDELLGIYPEGTRSHDGRLYKGKVGVAVMALKAQVPVIPCAMIGTFEAQPPGKVIPNIHPVAIRFGKPLDFSRYLGMEDEKAVLRAITDEIMYAILNLSEQEYVDQYAAVAKAEEAAAKKAEKEQRARKFPRMPLS; encoded by the coding sequence GTGTTCTATTACGTGCTCAAGTACGTGTTGCTCGGTCCACTGCTGAGACTTGCCTTCCGGCCGCGGATCGAGGGGCTCGAACACGTACCGTCGTCGGGCGCCGCCATCGTCGCCGGCAACCATCTGTCGTTCGCGGACCACTTCCTGATGCCCGCGATCCTCAAGCGGCGCATCACCTTCCTCGCGAAGGCCGAGTACTTCACGGGTCCCGGGATCAGGGGGCGGCTGACCGCGTACTTCTTTCGCAGTGCCGGGCAGATTCCGGTGGACCGGTCCGGCAAGGAGGCGGGGCAGGCCGCGATCCGTGAAGGGCTCGGGGTGCTGAGCAAGGACGAGCTGCTCGGTATCTATCCGGAGGGCACCCGGTCGCACGACGGGCGGCTCTACAAGGGCAAGGTCGGAGTCGCCGTCATGGCGCTCAAGGCCCAGGTGCCCGTCATTCCCTGCGCGATGATCGGCACCTTCGAGGCGCAGCCGCCGGGCAAGGTCATCCCGAACATCCATCCCGTGGCGATCCGCTTCGGCAAGCCCCTCGACTTCTCCCGCTACCTCGGGATGGAGGACGAGAAGGCGGTTCTGCGGGCCATCACCGACGAGATCATGTACGCCATCCTCAACCTCTCGGAGCAGGAGTACGTCGACCAGTACGCGGCCGTCGCCAAGGCGGAGGAAGCCGCTGCGAAGAAGGCGGAGAAGGAGCAGCGGGCGCGCAAGTTCCCGCGTATGCCGCTCAGTTGA
- the rocD gene encoding ornithine--oxo-acid transaminase has protein sequence MTALTSTGAGTHSSAELIRAEEPVLAHNYHPLPVVVARAQGAWVEDVEGRRYLDMLAGYSALNFGHRHPALIEAAHRQLDRLTLTSRAFHNDRLAQFAASLAELTGQEMVLPMNTGAEAVESAVKVARKWAYDVKGVPADRATIVVAADNFHGRTTTIVSFSTDETARAGFGPFTPGFRIVPYNDLAALEEAIDETTAAVLLEPIQGEAGVLIPDDGYLTGVRDLTRRTGCLFIADEIQSGLGRTGRTLAVDHEGVVPDMLLLGKALGGGIVPVSAVVARREVLGVLHPGEHGSTFGGNPLAAAVGQAVVELLGTGEFQRRAEELGVVLRDGLTGLVGKGVVGFRSRGLWAGVDIDPAIGTGREISERLMREGILVKDTHGSTIRLAPPLTVSGEELGMALGVLEKVLTQGT, from the coding sequence ATGACCGCACTCACGAGCACAGGCGCGGGCACGCACAGCTCCGCCGAGCTGATCCGCGCCGAGGAACCGGTCCTCGCGCACAACTACCACCCGCTGCCCGTGGTCGTGGCCCGCGCGCAGGGCGCCTGGGTCGAGGACGTCGAGGGCCGCCGCTATCTGGACATGCTGGCCGGCTACTCGGCCCTCAACTTCGGCCACCGCCACCCGGCACTGATCGAGGCTGCCCACCGCCAGCTGGACCGACTCACCCTCACGTCCCGCGCCTTCCACAACGACCGCCTGGCCCAGTTCGCCGCCTCCCTGGCCGAGCTGACGGGCCAGGAAATGGTCCTTCCGATGAACACCGGCGCGGAGGCGGTCGAGAGCGCCGTCAAGGTGGCCCGCAAATGGGCGTACGACGTGAAGGGCGTACCCGCCGACCGGGCGACGATCGTGGTGGCGGCGGACAACTTCCACGGCCGTACGACGACGATCGTCAGCTTCTCCACGGACGAGACGGCGAGGGCCGGCTTCGGCCCGTTCACACCGGGCTTCCGGATCGTCCCGTACAACGACCTGGCGGCCCTGGAGGAGGCGATCGACGAGACGACCGCGGCGGTCCTCCTGGAGCCCATCCAGGGCGAGGCGGGCGTCCTGATCCCCGACGACGGCTATCTGACCGGCGTACGCGATCTGACACGCCGCACGGGCTGCCTCTTCATCGCCGACGAGATCCAGTCGGGCCTGGGCCGCACCGGCCGCACCCTGGCGGTCGACCACGAGGGCGTCGTCCCGGACATGCTGCTCCTCGGCAAGGCCCTGGGCGGCGGCATCGTACCGGTGTCGGCGGTCGTCGCCCGCCGAGAGGTACTCGGGGTGCTGCACCCGGGCGAACACGGCTCGACGTTCGGCGGCAACCCTCTGGCGGCGGCGGTCGGCCAGGCCGTGGTCGAGCTGCTGGGGACCGGTGAATTCCAGCGCAGGGCCGAGGAGTTGGGCGTCGTCCTGCGCGACGGTCTGACCGGCCTGGTCGGCAAGGGCGTCGTCGGATTCCGGTCGCGGGGGCTGTGGGCGGGGGTCGACATCGACCCGGCGATCGGGACCGGGCGGGAGATCAGTGAGCGGCTGATGCGGGAGGGGATCCTGGTCAAGGACACCCACGGATCGACGATCCGGCTGGCGCCGCCGCTGACGGTCAGCGGGGAGGAACTGGGGATGGCTCTGGGAGTTCTGGAGAAGGTGCTGACCCAGGGGACCTGA
- the ddaH gene encoding dimethylargininase, which produces MPDSRVPRPRRFLVCEPRHFAVQYAINPWMNPDTRVDIDLAQEQWRSLISAYRAHGHTVDTVEPVAGLPDMVFAANSAVVVDGRVFGSSFHAPERRPESTAYETWFKSAGFDVYRPESVCEGEGDLVPAGRWILAGTGFRTTRAAHHEVQEYFGVPVIGLKLTDPYFYHLDTALFVLDERRDGNIAYYPDAFSPGSREVLARLYPDAVVATREDALTFGLNSVSDGHHVFIDPGATALAAELTRHGYLPVPVDLSEFRKAGGGIKCCTQEIRS; this is translated from the coding sequence GTGCCCGACAGCCGTGTGCCGCGCCCCCGGCGCTTTCTTGTCTGTGAACCCAGACACTTCGCCGTGCAGTACGCGATCAACCCCTGGATGAACCCCGACACCAGGGTCGACATCGATCTGGCCCAGGAGCAGTGGCGCTCACTGATCAGCGCCTATCGCGCCCACGGCCACACCGTGGACACCGTGGAGCCGGTCGCCGGCCTGCCCGACATGGTGTTCGCCGCGAACTCGGCGGTCGTCGTCGACGGCCGCGTCTTCGGCTCCTCGTTCCACGCCCCCGAGCGCCGCCCCGAGTCGACCGCGTACGAGACGTGGTTCAAGTCGGCGGGCTTCGACGTGTACCGCCCCGAGTCGGTGTGCGAGGGCGAGGGCGACCTGGTCCCGGCCGGCCGCTGGATCCTGGCGGGCACGGGCTTCCGCACGACCCGTGCGGCCCATCACGAGGTGCAGGAGTACTTCGGTGTCCCGGTGATCGGCCTCAAGCTGACGGACCCGTACTTCTACCACCTGGACACGGCGCTGTTCGTCCTCGACGAGCGCCGCGACGGAAACATCGCGTACTACCCGGACGCGTTCTCGCCGGGCAGCCGCGAGGTGCTGGCGCGGCTGTACCCGGACGCGGTCGTCGCGACCCGCGAGGACGCGCTGACGTTCGGTCTGAACTCGGTCTCGGACGGCCATCACGTCTTCATCGACCCCGGCGCCACGGCCCTCGCCGCCGAACTGACGCGCCACGGCTACCTTCCCGTCCCCGTCGACCTGTCGGAGTTCCGCAAGGCCGGCGGCGGAATCAAGTGCTGCACTCAGGAGATCCGCTCATGA
- a CDS encoding Lrp/AsnC family transcriptional regulator, translating into MNSRPAPFDELDRKIITTLMANARTSFAEIGAAVGLSATAVKRRVDRLRETGVITGFTATVEPSALGWSTEAYVEVYCEGAAPPRRLAEVVRNHPEITAAMTVTGGADALLHVRATDVEHFENVLERIRTEPFIRKTISYMVLSHLLPESPEAGATHPAPNNTSDNASDLR; encoded by the coding sequence ATGAACAGCAGGCCGGCGCCTTTCGACGAGCTGGACCGGAAGATCATCACCACCCTGATGGCGAACGCCCGTACGAGCTTCGCCGAGATCGGCGCGGCGGTCGGGTTGTCGGCGACCGCGGTGAAGCGGCGGGTGGACCGGCTGCGTGAGACCGGCGTGATCACCGGGTTCACGGCGACGGTCGAGCCGTCGGCGCTCGGCTGGAGCACGGAGGCGTACGTCGAGGTGTACTGCGAGGGCGCGGCGCCGCCGCGGCGGCTGGCGGAGGTGGTGCGCAACCATCCGGAGATCACGGCGGCGATGACGGTGACGGGCGGCGCGGACGCGCTGCTGCATGTGCGGGCGACGGATGTGGAGCACTTCGAGAACGTGCTGGAGCGCATCCGTACCGAGCCATTCATCCGGAAGACGATCAGCTACATGGTGCTGTCCCACCTCCTCCCGGAAAGCCCGGAGGCGGGCGCTACCCACCCCGCTCCGAACAACACTTCGGACAACGCATCAGACCTGCGTTGA
- a CDS encoding LytR/AlgR family response regulator transcription factor: protein MLRALAVDDERPSLEELLYLLHADPRIGSAEGAGDATEALRRINRALESGPGGPEAIDVVFLDIQMPGLDGLDLARLLTGFAKPPLVVFVTAHEDFAVQAFDLKAVDYVLKPVRKERLAEAVRRAAELRDSAPLVPVPIPVHEPDPDHIPVELGGVTRFVAVDDITHVEAQGDYARLHTDRGSHLVRIPLSTLEERWRARGFVRIHRRHLVALRHIGELRLDAGTVSVLVGAEELQVSRRHARELRDLLMRRPTG from the coding sequence ATGCTGCGCGCCCTCGCCGTCGACGACGAACGCCCCTCCCTGGAGGAGCTGCTGTATCTGCTGCACGCCGATCCACGGATCGGCAGCGCCGAGGGCGCCGGTGACGCGACCGAGGCGCTGCGCCGCATCAACCGGGCCCTGGAGTCGGGGCCAGGCGGGCCCGAGGCCATCGACGTGGTGTTCCTCGACATCCAGATGCCCGGCCTCGACGGCCTCGACCTGGCCCGCCTCCTCACCGGGTTCGCCAAGCCGCCGCTCGTCGTGTTCGTCACCGCCCACGAGGACTTCGCCGTCCAGGCCTTCGACCTCAAGGCCGTCGACTACGTGCTGAAACCGGTACGCAAGGAACGCCTCGCCGAGGCCGTCCGCAGAGCCGCCGAACTGCGCGACAGCGCCCCGTTGGTCCCGGTGCCCATACCCGTGCACGAACCCGACCCCGACCACATACCCGTCGAGCTCGGCGGCGTGACCCGCTTCGTCGCCGTCGACGACATCACCCACGTCGAGGCCCAGGGCGACTACGCCCGTCTGCACACCGACCGGGGCAGCCACCTCGTACGCATCCCGCTCTCCACCCTGGAGGAGCGCTGGCGGGCCCGCGGATTCGTCCGCATCCACCGCCGCCATCTCGTCGCCCTGCGCCACATCGGCGAACTCCGCCTCGACGCGGGCACCGTCAGCGTCCTGGTCGGCGCCGAGGAACTCCAGGTCAGCCGACGGCACGCCCGCGAACTGCGGGACCTGCTGATGCGCCGGCCCACGGGCTGA
- a CDS encoding sodium/solute symporter codes for MNENYAVPAVALVVVATVFVGAFGLRISRTTSDFYVASRTVGPRLNATAISGEYLSAASFLGIAGLVLVQGPDMLWYPVGYTAGYLLLLLFVAAPLRRSGAYTLPDFAEARLASQAVRRLAGAFVVGVGWLYLLPQLQGAGLTLAVLTDAPDWVGGVIVAVVVVATVAAGGMRSITFVQAFQYWLKLTALLVPALFLVLAWQSDGAPRHAFDEPATFREQRVVRVEDGLDLKLQAPLTVTVTGTVDGRPHQDQVLHLAAGTHHIDRGTRLTFAKGAAVPQADRGTNGGMSTSLAEGREERPLYATYGLILATFLGTMGLPHVVVRFYTSPHGVAARRTTVAVLGLIGAFYLLPPVYGALGRLYAPELALTSDADASVLLLPDRMIGGLGGDLLGALVAGGAFAAFLSTASGLTMAVAGVLTQDVLPSRGVRHFRLGTVIAMAVPLAASAIVGGLPVADAVGLAFAVSASSFCPLLVLGIWWRRLTPPGAAAGMLVGGGSALLAVAATMAGFPGTGALHALLAWPALWSVPLGFLTMVLVSLATPGRVPAGTAAILARFHLPEELSGAHAGHGGHGLGGPARTEVTRT; via the coding sequence ATGAACGAGAACTACGCCGTCCCGGCCGTCGCACTCGTCGTCGTCGCGACCGTCTTCGTCGGCGCGTTCGGCCTGCGCATCTCCCGCACCACCTCCGACTTCTACGTCGCCTCCCGCACCGTCGGCCCCCGCCTCAACGCCACCGCGATCAGCGGCGAATACCTCTCCGCCGCCTCCTTCCTCGGCATCGCGGGCCTCGTCCTCGTCCAGGGCCCCGACATGCTCTGGTACCCCGTCGGCTACACCGCCGGCTACCTCCTGCTGCTCCTCTTCGTCGCCGCCCCACTGCGCCGCTCCGGCGCCTACACACTCCCCGACTTCGCCGAGGCCCGCCTCGCCTCCCAGGCCGTACGGCGGCTCGCCGGGGCCTTCGTCGTCGGCGTCGGCTGGCTCTATCTGCTGCCCCAACTCCAGGGCGCCGGGCTGACGTTGGCGGTTCTGACCGACGCGCCCGACTGGGTCGGCGGGGTCATCGTCGCTGTTGTCGTGGTCGCCACCGTCGCCGCCGGCGGGATGCGCAGCATCACCTTCGTCCAGGCCTTCCAGTACTGGCTGAAACTCACCGCGCTGCTCGTCCCCGCCCTCTTCCTCGTCCTCGCCTGGCAGAGCGACGGCGCCCCGCGCCACGCCTTCGACGAACCCGCCACCTTCCGCGAACAGCGCGTCGTCCGCGTCGAGGACGGCCTCGACCTGAAGTTGCAAGCGCCCCTCACCGTCACCGTGACCGGCACTGTCGACGGCCGCCCGCACCAGGACCAGGTCCTCCACCTCGCCGCAGGCACCCACCACATCGACCGCGGCACCCGCCTCACCTTCGCCAAGGGCGCCGCCGTGCCGCAGGCCGACCGCGGCACCAACGGCGGCATGTCGACCTCCCTCGCCGAAGGCCGCGAGGAACGCCCGCTGTACGCCACGTACGGCCTGATCCTCGCCACCTTCCTCGGCACCATGGGCCTGCCGCACGTGGTGGTCCGCTTCTACACCAGCCCGCACGGCGTAGCCGCCCGCCGCACCACCGTCGCCGTCCTCGGCCTCATCGGCGCCTTCTACCTCCTCCCGCCCGTCTACGGGGCCCTGGGCCGCCTGTACGCCCCCGAGTTGGCCCTCACCTCCGACGCCGACGCCTCCGTCCTCCTGCTGCCCGACCGCATGATCGGCGGCCTCGGCGGCGACCTTTTGGGCGCACTGGTGGCCGGCGGTGCCTTCGCGGCGTTCCTGTCCACCGCGTCGGGGCTCACCATGGCCGTCGCCGGCGTCCTCACCCAGGACGTCCTGCCCTCGCGCGGCGTACGGCACTTCCGCCTCGGCACGGTCATCGCCATGGCCGTGCCGCTCGCCGCCAGCGCCATCGTCGGCGGACTCCCGGTCGCCGACGCCGTCGGACTCGCCTTCGCCGTGTCCGCGTCCTCCTTCTGCCCGCTGCTCGTCCTCGGCATCTGGTGGCGCCGCCTGACCCCGCCCGGTGCCGCCGCCGGGATGCTGGTCGGCGGGGGCTCCGCTCTCCTCGCCGTCGCCGCGACCATGGCGGGCTTCCCGGGCACGGGCGCCCTGCACGCCCTGCTCGCCTGGCCCGCCCTCTGGTCGGTGCCCCTGGGCTTCCTCACCATGGTCCTGGTGTCCCTGGCCACCCCGGGCCGCGTCCCGGCCGGTACGGCGGCCATCCTGGCCCGCTTCCACCTGCCGGAGGAGCTGTCCGGGGCGCACGCCGGCCATGGCGGCCACGGCCTCGGGGGACCGGCGCGCACGGAGGTGACCCGGACATGA